One genomic region from Arthrobacter sp. YN encodes:
- the ypfJ gene encoding KPN_02809 family neutral zinc metallopeptidase — translation MSFNDGAQLDPSQVEDRRGSGMGRGTKIGGGIGGGIVVLLLALFGINPNILGDLTGSGTQPPAVESGGAGGVQECQTGADADKRLDCRITGTVNSLNAFWPDYLADYNVQYPRPKTVIFSAATNTGCGAATSAVGPFYCPADTTAYFDPGFFDELVTRFGSSGGPLAQEYVVAHEFGHHVQNVLGSLDQAQQDPQGPQSGAVRVELQADCYAGLWVRHATTQTDASGKPFLDPLTQQDLQDALSAASAVGDDRIQEAATGRVSPESWTHGSSEQRQKWFYQGYTTGDINKCDTFGVAAP, via the coding sequence ATGAGTTTCAATGACGGCGCACAGCTTGACCCCTCCCAAGTGGAGGACCGACGTGGCAGTGGAATGGGCCGCGGGACCAAGATCGGCGGTGGCATTGGTGGCGGGATCGTGGTGCTGCTGCTGGCTCTCTTCGGCATAAACCCCAACATCCTGGGCGACCTGACAGGCAGCGGAACCCAGCCGCCCGCCGTCGAAAGTGGCGGCGCCGGAGGTGTCCAGGAATGCCAGACAGGTGCTGACGCGGACAAACGCTTGGACTGCCGGATCACCGGAACGGTGAACAGCCTGAACGCTTTCTGGCCTGACTACCTTGCCGACTACAACGTCCAGTACCCACGGCCCAAGACTGTCATCTTCAGTGCGGCCACCAATACCGGCTGCGGTGCAGCTACCAGCGCTGTGGGTCCGTTCTATTGCCCTGCAGACACCACCGCATATTTTGACCCTGGCTTTTTCGACGAACTGGTGACCCGCTTTGGTTCCTCCGGAGGACCGCTGGCACAGGAGTATGTAGTGGCCCACGAGTTCGGACACCATGTACAAAATGTCCTCGGAAGCCTGGACCAGGCTCAGCAGGATCCCCAAGGTCCGCAGTCGGGTGCCGTCAGGGTGGAACTGCAGGCTGACTGCTATGCGGGTTTGTGGGTCAGGCATGCAACGACGCAAACGGACGCCAGCGGCAAACCCTTCCTTGATCCCCTGACGCAGCAGGATCTGCAGGATGCGCTCTCCGCTGCTTCCGCGGTGGGCGATGACCGCATCCAGGAGGCTGCTACGGGCCGCGTCTCTCCTGAGTCATGGACCCACGGCTCCAGTGAGCAGCGGCAGAAATGGTTCTATCAGGGGTACACCACGGGCGACATCAACAAGTGCGACACGTTTGGTGTAGCTGCGCCTTAG
- a CDS encoding metal-sulfur cluster assembly factor translates to MTEINTARTSLEDVEEALKDVIDPELGVNIVDLGLLYGLKYSDDDGALLIDMTLTTAACPLTDVLEEQVGKSLDGVVDDWRLNWVWMPPWGPERITDDGKDQMRALGFNI, encoded by the coding sequence ATGACCGAAATCAACACGGCGCGCACCAGCCTCGAGGACGTCGAGGAAGCGCTCAAGGACGTGATTGACCCCGAACTCGGCGTCAACATTGTGGACTTGGGCCTTCTTTACGGACTGAAGTATTCCGACGACGACGGCGCTCTCCTGATCGACATGACACTGACCACTGCGGCTTGCCCGCTGACGGACGTGCTTGAAGAGCAGGTAGGCAAGTCCCTTGACGGCGTGGTTGATGATTGGCGCCTGAACTGGGTATGGATGCCGCCATGGGGTCCTGAGCGGATCACCGATGACGGCAAGGACCAGATGCGGGCCCTCGGCTTCAACATCTGA
- a CDS encoding class I adenylate-forming enzyme family protein, protein MPFLDKLQLWADERPHDTAVVVGSSRLTWAGLRDAAAGLLNDATTTTVLAEPNSVRFVERYTAAVAGERSCAVLDPEWPIPMIEEVTSRIGGTTRPVETGLLDGDPSSTFLIGLTSGTTSVPKAFTRSRRSWQVSFEASIEFFGLSQDDRTLAPGPLSASLNLYALSECLYAGAAFHTLESFDVGDAHAAISHDGITRLVLAPTALRLLSERGLAGDVDASGIRSIICAGSKLDARTLEAARRWAPRAAIYEYYGASELSFVSGTRLAAGEPMDAGGTGIGSPFPGVELNILDDAGKPLPDGRHGNISVRSGMVSNGYLWGDDGQALRCLDGWYTVGDQGFLEKGTLHILGRRSDMIITSGKNVYPHEVELAVASVPGVDGAVAAGAPDDVRGQRVIAGVVPACGAVTATQLRTGLDGLLARDKWPLQYYLLAELPLTDRGKVSRKVLLDWIKNHDPRAQLLG, encoded by the coding sequence ATGCCTTTCCTGGACAAACTTCAGCTCTGGGCCGATGAGCGCCCCCACGACACCGCGGTCGTTGTGGGCAGCAGCCGGCTCACCTGGGCGGGACTCCGCGACGCCGCAGCAGGGCTGCTGAACGATGCGACCACCACTACTGTTCTTGCCGAGCCCAATTCCGTTCGCTTCGTGGAGCGCTACACGGCAGCGGTGGCGGGGGAGCGGAGCTGCGCGGTGCTCGACCCCGAATGGCCGATTCCGATGATCGAAGAAGTCACATCGCGCATTGGCGGGACCACCAGGCCGGTCGAGACCGGGTTGTTGGACGGGGACCCGTCCAGTACGTTCCTCATCGGCCTTACCTCGGGCACTACCTCCGTCCCCAAAGCCTTCACCAGGTCCCGCCGTTCCTGGCAGGTGTCCTTCGAGGCATCCATCGAGTTCTTCGGCCTCTCACAGGACGACCGGACACTGGCGCCCGGCCCTCTGTCAGCCAGCCTTAATCTGTACGCGCTCTCGGAATGCCTGTACGCGGGTGCCGCGTTTCATACGCTCGAATCGTTCGACGTCGGAGACGCCCACGCTGCCATCAGCCACGACGGCATCACCCGCTTGGTCCTTGCACCCACCGCGCTGCGATTGCTCAGCGAACGGGGACTGGCAGGGGACGTGGACGCCTCAGGAATCCGCAGCATCATCTGTGCTGGTTCCAAGTTGGACGCCCGGACCTTGGAGGCGGCCCGGCGGTGGGCGCCCCGAGCGGCAATCTACGAGTATTACGGCGCTTCAGAGCTGAGCTTTGTATCGGGCACCCGCCTTGCCGCCGGGGAACCAATGGACGCCGGTGGTACCGGCATTGGCTCGCCTTTCCCGGGTGTTGAACTGAACATCCTCGACGACGCCGGCAAGCCACTGCCGGACGGCAGGCACGGAAACATCAGCGTTCGCAGCGGAATGGTCAGCAACGGCTACCTGTGGGGAGACGATGGCCAAGCCCTGAGGTGCCTCGACGGTTGGTACACCGTAGGGGATCAGGGGTTCCTTGAGAAGGGCACCCTTCACATTCTGGGCCGCCGCTCGGACATGATCATTACCTCGGGGAAGAACGTCTACCCGCACGAGGTGGAGCTTGCCGTCGCCTCCGTGCCTGGCGTGGACGGTGCTGTTGCGGCCGGAGCGCCCGACGATGTCCGCGGCCAAAGGGTGATCGCCGGCGTCGTGCCTGCCTGCGGTGCGGTCACAGCCACCCAGCTCCGCACGGGACTGGATGGTCTGCTGGCACGGGATAAATGGCCCCTTCAGTACTACTTGTTGGCGGAGTTGCCCCTGACCGACCGGGGCAAAGTCAGCAGAAAAGTTCTCCTGGACTGGATCAAGAACCATGACCCCCGGGCGCAGCTTCTTGGATAG
- a CDS encoding energy-coupling factor transporter transmembrane component T family protein, giving the protein MRGHGFLIANYVRGNSIIHRTPLWLKFLVVAACGAASFLIVDWAVSLAIFAVMCGLFMLTGAGLRRLVRAIWMVMPILLVIGLFQWWQLGAPTAARIVLNVLVCVVAASVLTASTPVQDLLDGVVALAKPFRRVGADPERFALTIAVMLRSIPFIAGAFSDVRDSARARGLERNPRALVLPVFITTVAYARQTGDALAARGLGEGD; this is encoded by the coding sequence GGCTTCCTGATCGCCAACTATGTTCGCGGCAACTCGATCATCCACCGCACTCCCCTGTGGCTGAAGTTCCTGGTGGTGGCGGCCTGTGGAGCGGCGTCGTTCCTCATAGTCGACTGGGCCGTTTCGCTGGCCATCTTTGCCGTCATGTGTGGTTTGTTCATGCTGACCGGAGCCGGGTTACGTCGCCTCGTGCGGGCTATCTGGATGGTGATGCCCATCCTCTTGGTCATCGGCCTCTTCCAGTGGTGGCAACTCGGCGCGCCCACTGCTGCCCGCATCGTGTTGAACGTGCTGGTGTGTGTGGTGGCAGCTTCAGTGTTGACAGCCTCCACCCCTGTGCAGGACCTGTTGGACGGTGTGGTGGCACTGGCAAAGCCCTTCCGGCGCGTCGGTGCCGACCCTGAGCGCTTCGCTTTGACCATCGCGGTGATGTTGAGGAGCATTCCCTTTATTGCCGGCGCATTCTCGGATGTCCGTGACTCAGCGCGGGCACGCGGACTTGAACGCAATCCCAGGGCGCTGGTTCTTCCGGTCTTCATCACCACTGTGGCGTATGCCCGGCAAACCGGTGATGCTCTGGCAGCCCGCGGATTGGGCGAAGGGGACTGA
- the sufC gene encoding Fe-S cluster assembly ATPase SufC, producing MSTLEIKDLHVSIETEQGTKEILKGVSLTIKTGETHAIMGPNGSGKSTLASTIAGHPRYNVTSGTITLDGENVLEMSVDERARAGVFLAMQYPVEVPGVTMTNFLRTAKTAIDGEAPALRTWTKDVKAAMQQLRIDADFAQRNVNEGFSGGEKKRVEILQLELFKPKFAILDETDSGLDVDALKVVSEGVNRAHEEGNMGTLLITHYTRILRYIKPDFVHVFVDGKVVEEGGPELADRLEDEGYDRYAPGAGVAVAPAVQA from the coding sequence ATGTCAACTCTTGAAATCAAGGACCTGCACGTCAGCATCGAGACGGAGCAGGGCACCAAGGAGATCCTGAAGGGCGTCAGCCTCACCATTAAGACCGGTGAGACGCACGCCATCATGGGCCCCAACGGCTCGGGCAAGTCCACTCTGGCCTCCACCATCGCCGGGCACCCGCGCTACAACGTCACCAGCGGCACCATTACGCTGGATGGCGAAAATGTGCTGGAAATGAGTGTCGACGAGCGCGCCCGCGCAGGCGTCTTCCTGGCCATGCAGTACCCGGTAGAGGTTCCCGGCGTCACCATGACCAACTTCCTGCGGACCGCCAAGACCGCAATCGACGGCGAAGCACCGGCCCTGCGCACGTGGACCAAGGACGTCAAGGCTGCCATGCAGCAGCTCCGTATCGACGCCGACTTCGCACAGCGCAATGTCAACGAGGGCTTCTCCGGCGGTGAGAAGAAGCGCGTTGAGATCCTTCAGCTTGAACTCTTCAAGCCGAAGTTCGCCATTCTTGACGAGACCGACTCCGGCCTTGACGTTGACGCCCTGAAGGTTGTCTCCGAGGGCGTTAACCGCGCTCATGAAGAGGGCAACATGGGCACCTTGCTCATCACCCACTACACCCGCATCCTGCGCTACATCAAGCCGGACTTCGTTCACGTGTTCGTTGACGGCAAGGTTGTTGAAGAGGGCGGCCCCGAGCTCGCCGACCGTCTTGAAGACGAGGGCTACGACCGCTACGCCCCAGGCGCCGGCGTTGCCGTTGCTCCTGCCGTGCAGGCCTAG